One segment of Acidovorax sp. DW039 DNA contains the following:
- a CDS encoding M48 family metallopeptidase, which produces MEWADFVHLVRTSEQDSAENSRAYRRSVAFFAALGYAWVVGCFVLAIALMGWVVSQMMHGRVRFMLLWLLVAAGSLLWVSLRALWMRMAPPEGEEITAEEAPELFEALNRIRRKIKGPAIDHVLLNGDFNAAIQQIPRYGLFGGGVNYLVIGLPLLMALDRSRFLSVLAHEYGHLRGDHGRFGAWIYRTRWSWMQLNKSLGDNGGVAGAATEAFLRWYFPRFAAKTFALARQDEYEADNVAGRLSGREVMAAALIEVEIRGRWLEAEFWRDHWCAAASNPLPVGPYRGMRRLLADAPDAAFANDALRQALKRLSNLDDTHPGLRDRLEALDAAPTLPEWSRGSALALLGKEPKRWIAHFDRQWCTANATEWKLHHAWLQRVRARADVLQAGVPQASAAELVELARLRKHLDPRADVRPLYELALERSAEHPGALRGLVTCLPEGDRAAKLACLHRLWDAGSNDRWWAARTALAELETPRIGYDHDAAAFKQWRKRLERAQESEERAWEELTNSAYFNHIARHDLSEFELGELQAELARCTPITGAWLVRKNLREHPQRRAYLLFVDVPRLDDEDRYELCRWLERSLNLPGPVLVLWAGEDPTIKEIRRYAFDPVFSR; this is translated from the coding sequence GTGGAATGGGCAGATTTTGTGCACCTGGTGCGCACCAGTGAGCAGGACAGCGCCGAGAACAGCCGCGCCTATCGGCGCAGCGTCGCCTTTTTTGCCGCCCTGGGATACGCCTGGGTGGTGGGCTGCTTTGTGCTGGCCATCGCCCTGATGGGCTGGGTAGTGTCTCAGATGATGCATGGCCGCGTGCGGTTCATGCTGTTGTGGTTGCTGGTGGCCGCAGGCAGTCTGCTGTGGGTCAGCCTGCGGGCGTTGTGGATGCGCATGGCCCCGCCCGAAGGTGAGGAGATCACGGCCGAGGAAGCGCCCGAGCTGTTCGAGGCGCTCAACCGCATTCGCCGCAAGATCAAAGGCCCGGCCATTGACCATGTGCTGCTCAACGGCGATTTCAACGCAGCCATCCAGCAGATTCCGCGCTATGGCTTGTTCGGCGGTGGCGTCAATTACCTGGTGATCGGGCTACCGCTGCTCATGGCGCTGGACCGCAGCCGCTTCCTGTCTGTGCTGGCCCATGAGTACGGGCATTTGCGCGGAGACCATGGCCGCTTTGGCGCATGGATTTACCGCACCCGCTGGTCGTGGATGCAGCTCAACAAGAGCCTGGGCGACAACGGCGGCGTGGCCGGGGCCGCTACCGAAGCCTTCCTGCGCTGGTACTTTCCGCGCTTTGCGGCCAAGACCTTTGCGCTGGCCCGGCAGGATGAATACGAGGCCGACAACGTGGCGGGCCGCCTGTCGGGGCGCGAGGTGATGGCTGCTGCGCTGATCGAAGTTGAAATCCGCGGCCGCTGGCTGGAGGCGGAATTCTGGCGCGACCATTGGTGCGCTGCGGCCTCCAACCCATTACCCGTGGGCCCCTACCGCGGCATGCGCCGCCTGCTGGCCGATGCGCCGGATGCTGCCTTTGCCAACGACGCACTGCGCCAGGCCCTCAAGCGCCTGAGCAACCTGGACGACACCCACCCCGGCCTGCGTGACCGGCTGGAGGCGCTGGACGCCGCCCCCACCTTGCCGGAATGGTCGCGTGGCAGCGCACTGGCCTTGCTGGGCAAGGAGCCCAAGCGCTGGATTGCGCACTTTGACCGCCAGTGGTGCACTGCGAATGCCACCGAGTGGAAGCTGCACCACGCCTGGCTGCAGCGCGTGCGTGCGCGGGCCGACGTGCTGCAGGCTGGGGTGCCGCAGGCCAGTGCGGCAGAGCTGGTGGAGCTGGCACGCCTGCGCAAGCACCTGGACCCCCGGGCCGATGTGCGCCCGCTGTACGAACTGGCGCTGGAGCGCAGCGCAGAACACCCAGGTGCTTTGCGTGGCTTGGTGACCTGCCTGCCGGAGGGAGACCGAGCCGCCAAGCTGGCCTGCCTGCACCGCCTGTGGGACGCGGGCAGCAACGACCGCTGGTGGGCTGCCCGCACCGCGCTGGCCGAGCTGGAGACGCCGCGCATCGGCTACGACCATGATGCTGCGGCCTTCAAGCAGTGGCGCAAGCGGCTGGAGCGTGCGCAAGAATCCGAAGAGCGTGCGTGGGAGGAGTTGACGAATTCCGCCTATTTCAACCACATCGCCCGCCACGATCTCAGCGAGTTTGAACTGGGTGAACTCCAGGCCGAGCTGGCCCGTTGCACGCCCATCACAGGCGCCTGGCTGGTGCGCAAGAACCTGCGCGAGCATCCTCAGCGGCGTGCCTATTTGCTGTTTGTGGATGTGCCCCGCCTGGACGATGAGGACCGGTACGAGCTGTGCCGCTGGCTGGAACGCTCACTCAACCTGCCCGGGCCTGTGCTGGTGTTGTGGGCGGGTGAGGACCCGACGATCAAGGAAATCCGGCGCTACGCCTTTGATCCTGTTTTTTCGCGCTGA
- a CDS encoding RsmB/NOP family class I SAM-dependent RNA methyltransferase has translation MHPKVLLDACAELVRLTLTFEHPADAVVSRYFRDNRGLGPRERATLAETVYTVLRKKLLFDHLAPSGSGPKERRMAILGFHGPRDFLKSALTEQEKKWLDQCDSIRPDDLMERHRHNLPEWLVPPLKEQLGDQFWPLAESLSQNAPLDLRVNTLKEKRADVQKELAQAAIKSVATPYSPWGLRIEGKPALTKLDAFTRGAIEVQDEGSQLLALLLDAKRGEMVVDFCAGAGGKTLAIGAAMRSTGRLYAFDVSAHRLDALKPRMARSGLSNIHPAAIAHERDERIKRLAGKIDRVLVDAPCSGLGTLRRNPDLKWRQSAKAVQELVDKQTAILESAARLLKPGGRLVYATCSILPQENEAIAQAFSAAHADFAVLDAGEVLTQLKVEQAASLCSGGETGTTYLRLWPHRHQTDGFFAAVWERKR, from the coding sequence ATGCATCCCAAAGTTCTCCTTGATGCCTGCGCCGAACTGGTCAGGCTCACTCTCACGTTTGAACACCCCGCCGACGCGGTGGTTTCCCGTTACTTCCGCGACAACCGGGGCCTGGGGCCCCGCGAGAGGGCCACGCTGGCCGAAACGGTCTACACCGTGCTGCGCAAGAAGCTGCTGTTCGACCATCTGGCCCCCTCAGGCTCGGGGCCCAAGGAGCGCCGCATGGCCATCCTGGGGTTCCACGGCCCCCGCGACTTTCTCAAGAGTGCGCTGACCGAGCAGGAGAAGAAGTGGCTTGACCAGTGCGACAGCATCCGCCCGGATGACCTGATGGAACGCCACCGCCACAACCTGCCCGAGTGGCTGGTGCCGCCGCTCAAGGAGCAACTGGGGGATCAGTTCTGGCCGCTGGCAGAAAGCCTGTCGCAGAACGCACCGCTGGACCTGCGCGTCAATACCCTCAAAGAAAAAAGGGCGGATGTGCAGAAGGAGCTTGCGCAGGCAGCTATCAAATCAGTAGCGACTCCGTACTCTCCATGGGGCTTGCGCATTGAGGGCAAGCCTGCGCTGACCAAGCTCGATGCCTTCACGCGGGGCGCGATCGAGGTGCAGGACGAGGGCTCGCAATTGCTAGCCCTGCTGCTTGACGCCAAGCGGGGCGAGATGGTGGTGGACTTCTGCGCCGGTGCCGGTGGCAAGACCCTGGCCATTGGTGCCGCCATGCGCAGCACAGGCCGCCTGTATGCGTTTGACGTGTCGGCCCACCGGCTGGACGCGCTCAAACCCCGCATGGCCCGCAGCGGGTTGTCCAACATCCACCCCGCCGCCATCGCCCACGAGCGCGATGAGCGCATCAAGCGCCTGGCGGGCAAGATCGACCGGGTGCTGGTGGATGCCCCTTGCTCGGGCCTAGGTACGCTGCGCCGCAATCCAGACCTGAAGTGGCGCCAGTCTGCCAAGGCAGTGCAGGAGCTGGTGGACAAGCAGACCGCCATCCTGGAAAGCGCTGCCCGCCTGCTCAAGCCCGGGGGGCGCCTGGTGTATGCCACCTGCAGCATCCTGCCTCAGGAGAACGAAGCTATTGCCCAGGCTTTCAGCGCCGCACACGCTGACTTTGCCGTGCTGGATGCGGGCGAAGTCCTCACCCAGCTCAAGGTAGAGCAGGCCGCCAGCCTGTGCAGCGGCGGCGAGACGGGGACCACCTACCTGCGCCTGTGGCCCCACCGGCACCAGACGGATGGCTTCTTCGCCGCCGTGTGGGAACGCAAGCGTTAA
- a CDS encoding DUF1653 domain-containing protein, which yields MVTMNEELPSFTPTPPGLYRHYKGMLYEVLDTARHSETLEPMTVYRALYGEHGLWVRPAAMFAEQVCIDGVWQPRFAPCNSADKPA from the coding sequence ATGGTAACGATGAACGAAGAACTCCCCTCTTTCACCCCCACCCCACCCGGCCTGTATCGGCATTACAAGGGCATGCTGTATGAGGTGCTGGACACCGCCCGGCACAGCGAAACTCTGGAGCCCATGACGGTGTACCGCGCACTGTATGGCGAACACGGCCTGTGGGTGCGGCCCGCTGCCATGTTTGCCGAGCAGGTCTGTATCGACGGCGTGTGGCAGCCGCGATTCGCCCCGTGCAATAGCGCAGACAAGCCTGCCTGA